From the genome of Bradyrhizobium sp. ORS 278:
ACGTGGTGACGTCGCGCGCACGGTCGGTCTGCGCGGCCGGGTCGGGCGGCCGCCAAAGGCCCTCGCCGGCAACATCGAGGAGCGGATCCTGGATGCGGCGCGCGAGGTGTTTCTCGAGCGCGGGTTCGACGGGACCAGCATCGATGAAATCGCCGAGCGGGCGCCGGCTTCCAAACCCACCATCTACGCGCGCTATGCCGGCAAGCCCGCCCTGTTCGCCGCCATCGTCGAACGTTCGATCGGCGAGCTGACGGCGCTGCGCTCGACCTACACGCCGCCGGCCGGGACGGTTCAGGAGAAGCTGGCCGGGCTTGCGACGGCGATCGTCGACCGAGCGATGAAGGAATCGATCGGCCTGCTGCGCGTCACGATCGGCGAGGCCTACCGCTTTCCTGATCTCAGCTGCCAATTCCACGAGGTCTCGCGCAAGCGTACCACCCAGGTGGTCGCGGGACTGCTCGCCGACACCATCGGCTCTGCCGCTCCGAAGCGCCCGCCTTCAAAGACGTATGAGGCCGCGGCGGAGATCTTCATCGACCTGATCGTGCTGCCGCTCCTGATGCGCGCGCTGATGGGCATGAAGGAGAGGACCATCCGCAAGGAGATGCCCGGCTTCGTGCGCGAGCGCGTCAAGATTTTTCTCGCGCTGCACGCCAAACTGTGACCTGAAGCGCTGAAGCGACCAGACATCTTACAGAGACATGATGTCGCAGGCGGCCACGTCTGCCGCCCGTTCGATGCGGCTGAGCGTCCGCGGGGTCAGCGTCGCCGCAGCGATGTCGGCTCCAGCGTGACCTGCTTCAGGTCCTTGCCGCTGACCACGACGACAATGAAGGCCAGCTTGCCGTCCTTGTTGATGAGACCGCCACTGATGGCCCGCCCGGCGGCCGAGCGCTCCGCGATCCGGATCGCATCGGACATCTTGAGCGTGACCCCATTGAGCGCGGCCAGGCTGTTGCGATCGGTTTCGTTCAGACGGTCCACCGTCGAGAACAGCACGCTGTTCAGCACCTTGGCGGTCGAGCAATCGATGTCGAACTCCCAGATCTGGCCGCTCCGCAGCGTGCGGACTTTGTAGACGGGGACATCGAGGCCGCCCTCGAAGCTGATGTCGGCGGTCCGCGAGCCCGGATGCATCTTCTCGGCGATCCGCAGCGCCTGGTGCAGCGATACTCCCGAGCGGCGGAACCGGTCGAGCTCGCGGTCGATCGTCTCCTGGCTGAGGGCCGGATCCGTCGAGGGCGCGGTGGTCGTGCCCGCTGCGGAGCCCGGCGCTTCATTGGCTGTCGCCCAGACGGCGCCCGGTGACATGGCCGTCCAGCACGACAGCATCAGCGCGAAAACGACCTTGCGTGTCATGGGCTGCTCCGTGAAAGGGCACGGCCAGTGTGGGCGCGATGTCCGAATCAAAAGTTAAGAACTAAACCGTTTCGTTTCTTTAGATCCGGCACCGAGAGGTTGTCAATGCGGGCTTTCGCCGGCGAGGCTCCGACGCGATCACATGCGTGAGAGGAACCTCCGGGGAACCTCACTCGCACTGCGCTTCGCGTTTGTCGACAACTGAGTTAGGTTATCGGTGTTTCACCGCACCAGTCGAGAGGGCCGCGTTGGCGTCACCGGATGTCACGCGGCTGTCATGCGGCACGCGTGACGACGCCACCAGAGGAGCATCAATGATCAAGCGCCGGGCCATCATCACGATCACCCTGACCGCCGCGACCTTGTTCGCGGCCTTCAGCGGAGCCCAGGCGGCGCAGTGCGGCACGTCGCCGGCCGGCTTCGAGGCGTGGAAGCGCGATTTCAGCGAGGAGGCGCGCGCCAAGGGTATCGGAGGCACCGCGCTGTCGGCGCTGATGCAGACCAACTACGCGTCCGCGACGATCGCTGCCGATCGCGGCCAGCGCAGCTTCCAGCTGTCGCTCGATCAGTTCCTGGCCAAGCGCGGGGCGGCGGCAATCGTCGCGCGCGGCCGCCAGCTCAAGCAGTCGCAGGCGGCGATGTTCGCCTCCATCGAGCAGCGCTACGGCGTGCCGCCGGGGCCCTTGATCGCGATCTGGGGCATGGAGAGCGGCTTCGGCAGCCAGCGCGGCAATCAACACATGCTGTCGTCGATCGCGACGCTTGCCTATGACTGCCGCCGTCCCGAATTCTTCACCGAGCAGCTCTATGCCGCGCTGAAGCTGATCGACCGCGGCGTGCTGTCGGGCGCGACGCGCGGCTCGATGCATGGCGAGGTCGGGCAGACCCAGTTCATGCCCAAGAACATCCTGGCCTACGGCGTCGGCAATCTCGACGTCGCCGCCAACGCGCTGGCCTCGACCGCCAAC
Proteins encoded in this window:
- a CDS encoding TetR/AcrR family transcriptional regulator, with protein sequence MARTQAKVKRGDVARTVGLRGRVGRPPKALAGNIEERILDAAREVFLERGFDGTSIDEIAERAPASKPTIYARYAGKPALFAAIVERSIGELTALRSTYTPPAGTVQEKLAGLATAIVDRAMKESIGLLRVTIGEAYRFPDLSCQFHEVSRKRTTQVVAGLLADTIGSAAPKRPPSKTYEAAAEIFIDLIVLPLLMRALMGMKERTIRKEMPGFVRERVKIFLALHAKL
- a CDS encoding PepSY domain-containing protein; the protein is MTRKVVFALMLSCWTAMSPGAVWATANEAPGSAAGTTTAPSTDPALSQETIDRELDRFRRSGVSLHQALRIAEKMHPGSRTADISFEGGLDVPVYKVRTLRSGQIWEFDIDCSTAKVLNSVLFSTVDRLNETDRNSLAALNGVTLKMSDAIRIAERSAAGRAISGGLINKDGKLAFIVVVVSGKDLKQVTLEPTSLRRR
- a CDS encoding lytic transglycosylase domain-containing protein, yielding MIKRRAIITITLTAATLFAAFSGAQAAQCGTSPAGFEAWKRDFSEEARAKGIGGTALSALMQTNYASATIAADRGQRSFQLSLDQFLAKRGAAAIVARGRQLKQSQAAMFASIEQRYGVPPGPLIAIWGMESGFGSQRGNQHMLSSIATLAYDCRRPEFFTEQLYAALKLIDRGVLSGATRGSMHGEVGQTQFMPKNILAYGVGNLDVAANALASTANFLRANGWKAGAGYQPGEPNFAAIEAWNAAGVYQKAIALMGRQIDGGGSAAER